ACTATTCAAAATGAATATTATAgcgtgtttatttttatattttaaaaatattttttaaaaaattaatttaattgttatttatttatttattttaatttaactttttcggtatttttagaatattttaatgtactgatattaaaattaatttttttaatattaatataattgggTTTGGATTGGATAGATGAATTCAACCAAAATTACTAAAATCTAGTTGAGTTTGAGAAAATTTATtagattaaagttttttttatttaattaaaaacccagACTGAAAGGCTTATGTTTTCAGGATGAACTCGCCAAAATCAGGCCTGCTGCCAAGTGAGAGCTTCTATGCTTGTAAACCGAACAATTTCTGATGAAGGTAGAGAAGTCAAGTGTGGCTTGAACAATGCAGACAGGAGAATACAAGTGAAAGAAAGAAGACGAAATATGGTAATGGGCTATCAAAAAAAGAACGAGGGAACCGCAACGTCATGCAAGGTGCAGTATACCTGTCAAAGTTGTCGTAAGAGCAGCAATGCGAGTGATTCGATGTCTTGATGACCGAAGACTCAATAAAACTTGGAAAGCATCCCAcctttcttaaaagaaaaataaaattgtaggGCCAATTAATTAAAGTTTCTAATTCTTACATGGAAATGATTGATGTGAAGAAAAGAACATATAGGAGCCCAAAACACAAGGAAAGGATAATTGAAGCTTAAGCCTCACTTCAAATTCCAGATTTTTCAACGTTTTTAAGGAAATGAAATCCTCTGCTATGAGTAAAACTAGGCCTAGGGACTAGGTAGAAATATGACAATGAAAACCCAATGAAAGAGAGCATATGGGCTAGATAAGTTCTTCCATTTGGAGAAAAGTTGGCCTGATGGACCTAATTTATGAACCCATTGATCGTGCGTCTTTCCATTTGTACATAGAAGAGTATAttatacttttatttaaatcctcataaaatttaggatttaaatgttttcactatttattcatgaaaaaaacataatatatagttTACATCGAAATGAATGGTTCgtattatctttttcttttactgtTTAATCTTTCGTCAATTCTTCgtgggtttttcttttatatactcCAACCATTTATGATACAGCAGaggaagaaaatatgaaaaaattagaaataatctTACATTTGGAAGCAATTACTAGATACAAGATATTTTAGCTATCAAAGGAAGGAGCTGAAAAAAAACTGTGGGTGGAGGATAAGAGGGCTGCTTTTGTCGTAGCAGCAGTACTCTTCTCTTTATCTTGCAAACTGTACAATAATCTTCCTGTATTTCTAAGAGCTAAAGGGAAATTTCTACATCTCAGCTAAGTCCTACTGCTTAATTATCATCCATGCACATTGCGTCTCTTTGCTTGCCATGAGACTTGACTTGAAAGAACCATCCATAACTATATGTTACAGTTTGCAGCTATTAAACTTCTCCATTTGTCCCGAAAACATAAGCTCCTGCAATGACATAAATTTAGCATcgcaaattttgtttttccctgtgaaaaagaaaaatcaacctCAAAGAAATGATCGAGCTTACCTAGTGTAGGCATGAGAAGAGATAGTGCAGCAATGCCAAAAATCTTAAGTGGCAGTCCTGTCTTGATCATGTCTTTGATCTCAATATGCCCTGTAGTGAACCCAACAATATTTGAAGGTGTTCCAGTTGGAAGCAAGAACGAAAACTGTGCTCCGATTGCCCCAGGAACCATGAGGAGAAGTGGATGCACATGCATCGTCTTCGCAATTTGGATCAGTAGAGGAACCACAAGGGTGGTGGTTGAGTTGTTTGAAGTGAATTCAGTGATTGTGGCACTTATCAGACACACCATAGGTGCAATGGCTAAGTATGGTACCTCTTCCAAGAAGTCTAATGCCTTGGATAACACATCAGCCAGGCCGCTAGTCTTCACTCCATCGGCGATGGCGAAACCTGCTCCTAGCAACAACACAATGTTCCATGGTAGTTTCTTGCATTTGTTCCAGTCCATCAATTTCTCACCCCTCTGCTTCTTGTTTGGAATTATGAACAATAAGGTTGCCATCATAACCTTTTTTCATCATGTAAAAACCTTAtttcaattcatttattttggtTATAACTGACTGTAACTTAATTAACagttaaacatatataaactacaaaaaaaaaaaaaatcgaattaaTTTTTTCCAGGACTAAATTATACTCACACTAACGGTTCCATCGCCGGCAAGTCCATTGAAGAGAGCTCCCCAACCAGGAATGTCATCCGTTATGCTTCTTGTCATCCATAGGACTATTAGCATCTGCACTAACCATCTTTTTTcagaaacattatttttatttttatttttaaaaaaaaccatagtttaaaatttatatgcTGACTTGTGAGTCAAGCTGCCCAACCGACAACTTTGGCTTTAAAATAGGTAGACACTTGAGTGTTACAGCTATGATTAATTAAAGATTGATTGTAGtacacaataaatataaaattatggaTTGTATAGTAGTTTAAAGcattgtttggaaatataattagactatattttttaaaaaacttcaaattaatattttttaatcagattttaaaaatataaaaattattttaatattttcaaataaaaaatattttgaaaatcaaatttatattatatattccaTGTACTCACCCCAAAAACAGCCAATACCATCTTTTCAGCAAAAGCCATCGGACCTACACGCATCACATTTAAGATTAATCGTTGGCTtacaaaattcatcaaaataattctgcaatattgaaatattaaaaagaacaaaaataaaaaaaataatttgggatCCTTACCTAATAATTCAAGCTCACTCTTAAGGTGGGCTTTGTCCAAATAAGCAGAAAGGACCTGTCCTGAGCCCTTTGAGCAATACAGCAAACAAAGAATGGCCCACAAAGCAAAGAAAATCATCAAAGCTAAAGGAAACCCAAAGAAGAACCACGTGTTAAAGCTGATGGGATTTGCCTCAGGAAAATAGCTCTTCCACATACCCACTAATATCAGATTAACGCCTGTCCCTGTCAAGGTACTCATCCCTCCTATAGCTGCAGAATATATGACCCCAAGAACCACTGCTTTGCAGAATTTGCCCACAACGCTGGATTGAGTGGGACCCCTTGGCAGACGCTGTAAGATACCAGTGGCTACTGGCATCATTATAACAGCCGCTGCCACGTTGTGCATCCACATGCTGACAAATGCTGTGGTGGCACAAATTCCAAGGAGGAGCAGTGGTGGATTCAATGGATCTCCACAGAACAGCATCGTCATCTGCATGGCCCACAATTGTAGTCAGAAAGTTCCTTGTGTACAGGAAGAATTTGTTTGCTTTTGTAAAGAAGCAGCAGTGTTTGATTCAATGGATCTCTACGAAAATAATAACAGAAGATTTGCAAGGTGGATGTATATATAATCAGTAGTACAACTCAAATTCAAGCTCCAGAAGTTAAGTTTCACGTAAAGGAAAATTTCGAAAAGAATCATGAATTCCAATTTTAACTTACATTTAATGCCAATCTTTTGTGAATGTTATAATGCTCAACAGCAAGAGCAAGAATGAAGCTCCCAAGAACAAGAGCAATCACATCATCCATGTAAGATCGAGCAACACTATCAGCAGAAGCAATTCCAAATAGAGGAAACAGAAAGAGAGGTGCCATGGAGGTGATGGGCATAGGCACAGCCTCAGTGAACCACCAAGAAAATATCCAAGCAAGAATAGCTAACATGTATATGCTAGTCACCGGAGCATCCAGCTTGACCAAAAGACATATAAGGGTGCACAGAAGGGGTCCTAGCAAGATGTAGAAATTGTTTGGTGTGAAGAGGGAAGTTAGAGACGAATTGGAACTTGGTGACCTTTGAATTGGATCATGGACTGGGAGAAGTGGTGTCTTGGGATCATCAGGGTTGAGATTAGGGGTGTGATCACCGTTCATTTTGTTGAAATGAACAAGGtggggatgatgatgatgattttgtgAGAGACTTGAGGATATGGAGAAGAATGGGAAATAAAAATGTTTCACCCTTGCGGCTATTTTTATACCATCTCATGAATTTGAGATGGAGGGAAGCAGTAGACAagttctcttttctctttcgactctttttatttttatttttttgtgattggatgttgcttcattaatttttaaataatttgccACAGTTCATATGATGATCATTTATGCACAGCCAAACGTGACTAATAAAGACATTGCCAGATAAGAATaagagtaaaatattttattttattttatcccaaGTATATGGTGGCTATGCTGCCAACTAATGCTGCTTAATTTTGATGTGCATCTTAGATTAACTAATTAACTCCAATTTTATCCAATTACTAATCCTTATTTAGTAAGGAAAATCTAAACCTCATATTCAATGAAGTTTAggacattattttaaaatctggtcgggtttgattaattaattcaggatttaattaatttgaagtataaatcaatctaaattaaaaaaaataatctatattaTCATGATAAAAAACTAGGTTAACTTGATAATCAGATGGATTCAAGCCTGTAATGTTAAAACCAGCtattaacatgttaattttttttattaaaaaaatattattttaatttgtcacACTTTTGACCCGTAACTAACTTGGGCCTTCCTTGATATTATTCTAAGAAAATACGCCactcaaatgaaattaaataatcaacATTGTGATTGAGAATGTAACTAGAGGGGCTATAATTGGCCTCTACAAGTCTTGTAAGTAACTCAATCCAAGGGGAAGTTTCTTGGTGAAAATGATGCGTACACAATTATTGATATATCCTATTGAACGATGGTGTGCTTgtaattgaatttcaaattgtttttttattaaaatttaattttttaataatttattattattattattttaagattatttggatgttctaatataaaaataattttttaaaaaaaatattattttaattaaataaaaaatactttaaaaaatttctaataaaataacaatcatgGTTCACAAACCAAATGAATCCCAGGAAGAAGTTCggttattttgtatataaaacaGCTAGCTTTCATTTTGAGAAGCCACATGGATATCAGACAATCCACAAGTTACTTGATTACTCCATGTGGCCCTTGCCAATTTTAATAATGATGTAAAGACATAAATATGTCCAGGATGGCTTCTGAAAAAGGTACAAGGATATGGCTGTCTGATTTTGAGTGGATAGAGATAGCTGAGTCAGATGTTATATGTGTATATTATTTCATTCTTACTATTTCGGAATATGACGTTTCAATACAGGTGGCAGCGTGGCCCCAATAAAATCGTCCAGATAAGGATTAGAGTGCGCATGTAAGCCTGATTAGTCTTGtgattaagttatgagattatTTTATATGCCTAAGAGGTAGGTCTACTATTATTATCTCTGTAATTAACTGCTTAGATAATTGAAATCTTCaatcatgatttttgtttttcatattgtaATCttgaaatcatttaaaaaaatttataagaaaaatatatgtggAGTGGATTGTTTAATctgaaatctaataaaaaatatataatttttaatgtgacaaaattgatctgaaaatatttCTGGAATAAATTAAAGATGTGTGGTTGCTCGGTTAATATTAATCTAATGTAGCTTAGATTCTCATGTTTCTaagtttaatttgttcaatgaatgttgataaaaaaaaaaaaaaaaaaaactaattttttcctgccctttataattaattaatttatttatattgacgtgacgaaaaagaaaaaaaaaagaaagacattAGCAAACATTAAGCAACTCAATTTGTATTCaaatatcaggaaaaaaaaaaggattaactTGAAGATTTCAATTTGGAAACCATCCTCGTACGTAATCGTTGAGGTTCATATGTAGTTGTTACTACCTCCCCTGCTAACAGACAAACGAGGAACCGAAAAGTCTGTATCCCATCCCTTGCAGCTCATAAATGACAAAGAAGCTTAATTATAATTCGCGATTTGTAAGAACATCATGCATGGCTCTCAACCAAGTGACCATtcgaaaataaaaatctaatcaatttctaaatttattttttaaatattatctgtttaaatcttatatattttaaaattattaaaaatttatataattattaattttaaaaactataaaattaattgaattacacgtaaaataatctaaatagcaggttaataaaaaaataaaaaaacaagtctaAATTATTGCCATTATTCAGGAACTGTAGCTCTCAGCCCGGCACTGGCACACATGGCAAGAAcgagaaagaaaatgatgaaagaGAAAGAGCAAGATACGTGTGTGGACTAGGTTATGCTGATCGAGACCGAGGATGGCCCATTTGGATTCAATAATGCAAGATCGGGAGGCCAAACATGCCCCCTCCTGTTGAATAATTTGAAAGAGACACTCACCTCTTGCAGGGTCCCTCAGTAATATTCTTGCATGAATTATTTCCAATCTCCTCACATGGGATGCTTAATTTGCTTACCAAGGTAGCGtaactctattttttattctttataatgTGTTTCATCTCTCCTAATTTTATGAGTCAACGTAGCAATATCTCTCACATTAATGGTGTGGACATTAAGATTATTCTGGTTCTAACAACGATATAAATGTGAGGTATCAACTAGCATATATCTATCTATGTCTTGGATGAAGACTTACCTggttttatgttaatttttaacatattcttttaatttaatcatcaaatctttaatactatattaaaaaaactatcttaataataaaatttaaacagttagaccaaaaatcattaatgattttatattaaatctctaacaacaaattaagatatTATTCATTGGTGATtatccaaaaaaagaagatattattcattggaattttaaatattttcaatcttCTTATGTTTGAAAATGGATGACATTAATTTTCTATCATTTGGTACAGGAAATATTATGGGCAGGGAAAATATAAGGCATTTAACTactttcaaagttgatttcccCCTTATGGATCATgtttaattcaaacaaaataaataaagaaaacaaattcaaaaagtaTAAACACTAAATCTATATATGgctatctttttgtttttaatgaatgaCGAGAATTTTTATTACGCTGGGCTGGATCCATCCAGCCCAGCCTGGTTACTAGTTCAGACCAGTAACCCGGTTTCGGCAGCGGGCACGCGTGAATTAATTCACGCGTGCTCGCACGGTGCTTGGTTAATTAAATTTGCAAAACAGAGACGGAGAAGATGGCTTACCAGCTGCTGCGCTTGGAGACGAGGTTGGTGACGCTCGTTGCTGGGGAACTGGGGTTCCTCCTTCTGCTTTCTCCTCccctctgtttcttcttctcttgtcTTTGTGCTGTTCTATCTCTCTCTCGTTTGTTCTCTCTGTTCTTccgtttctctttttttttcctcctccaaacacaagaaaatttggaaagtagtttcccggaaagtgaattccgggaaacaaacatatTGTTTgtaggaaagtagtttccttttggaaagtgaattcctgggaaagtgaattccgagaaagtatttttcgatgtttggtagtgtaatagaaaataaactggaaaataatttttagtgtttggttatggtatggaaaatgaactggaaaataatttattaatgaattaatttttttttcaaatttatctaatatatgaaaaatattaaatataaatatttaatcacttataataaaataataaaatctaaaaagtgtaatgatgaatttttttattatattttatattcatatatagcttattttataaaatatatatatgtcatataatattatagagataTAACGTTGCGAAATGtttcataaataaaacctattaattttttttttcaattttaaaagcttaaaatatgttttttttttcatataaagaaagccaaattagtttatattaagagttagatatttggggatttttttatatgaagatttttttaaaagataaataaatacaaaaatattttgatgggttttttggataaagatttttttttatgggtataggcaattatccctttaatatatatcaaataagcatcaagaaataaatataaatatctaacatcaaacatagtcatgcataaatattaagttttgatatcatatacatacatattagttcaaattaacaaacataaacaaGTTAGACCAAATTAAACAAGTAAATatacttgtcaaataacaaacatatagTTTCTTATCATAGTCAAATCATCTTAGCAAGCAGACCTGTAGTAGTGTTGGTTCATAAAATTCTGAACCcaaattttcctcaaattagcattttttgcTATAAATGCTTTTGCCAACATTTTATTTTGGACCAAGTGATCAAATGCTTCCCCAAGAGTGATCTCATAAAAAGCCTTTAATTTTTGTCACTTCCGTATACAAcgcattaacatcaagttgatttttgctgAGGTTTTGAATTGTAAGTGCTACATCTCCAATCTGTTTAGACAActtttcaacaccatcatcttCATACATGCAATTTCTCTTCCTATGTTGCCTCTTTTGTGTACTAGAGGAAGATGTCTATTTTCCCTTAGAAGTT
The Populus nigra chromosome 3, ddPopNigr1.1, whole genome shotgun sequence genome window above contains:
- the LOC133689965 gene encoding tonoplast dicarboxylate transporter produces the protein MNGDHTPNLNPDDPKTPLLPVHDPIQRSPSSNSSLTSLFTPNNFYILLGPLLCTLICLLVKLDAPVTSIYMLAILAWIFSWWFTEAVPMPITSMAPLFLFPLFGIASADSVARSYMDDVIALVLGSFILALAVEHYNIHKRLALNMTMLFCGDPLNPPLLLLGICATTAFVSMWMHNVAAAVIMMPVATGILQRLPRGPTQSSVVGKFCKAVVLGVIYSAAIGGMSTLTGTGVNLILVGMWKSYFPEANPISFNTWFFFGFPLALMIFFALWAILCLLYCSKGSGQVLSAYLDKAHLKSELELLGPMAFAEKMVLAVFGMLIVLWMTRSITDDIPGWGALFNGLAGDGTVSVMMATLLFIIPNKKQRGEKLMDWNKCKKLPWNIVLLLGAGFAIADGVKTSGLADVLSKALDFLEEVPYLAIAPMVCLISATITEFTSNNSTTTLVVPLLIQIAKTMHVHPLLLMVPGAIGAQFSFLLPTGTPSNIVGFTTGHIEIKDMIKTGLPLKIFGIAALSLLMPTLGAYVFGTNGEV